A single window of Methylacidimicrobium sp. AP8 DNA harbors:
- the gyrA gene encoding DNA gyrase subunit A produces the protein MPDGGTGGEGQPLLAAERFETRDVSEEMRSCFLDYAMSVIIARALPDVRDGLKPSQRRILYSMHELGLAPNRKHLKCAKIVGETMGNYHPHGDQAIYPTLVHMAQPWAMREPLIDGQGNFGSVEGDPPAAMRYTEARLTHLGSLLMADMDKETVDFVPNYDETRTEPVVFPAAFPNLLVNGSTGIAVGMATNIPPHNLGELVEGICALIDNPALSPEDLLRFVKGPDFPTGGIVVGQEGIRNYFLTGKGSVRLRARLHVEELRNGRAAIIVDEIPFNVNRATLVERIGELITEKLIDASDVRDESDENTRVVIELRRDAVPKVVENNLYRLTPLETIFAVNSLAIDGGRPRTLNLKEMLLAYLDHRREVVLRRSRFELRKAEERAEILEGYLIALANLDEFLRVIRGAVNREAARIELGGYEFTREQVEAFGIVVRHAERLVNGRYRLSDAQLDAILDLRLYQLTGLEREKILEEYRKLMERTRELEEILASEMRVLALIREELREVAAKRATARRTEIVAAEGEVAFEDLVAREAVVITLTHKGYIKRTGLANYRVQRRGGRGVIGMVAQDGERTEEADFVEHLFTASTHDHLIFFTTAGRAYIERVYEIPEMARAAKGRSIANVLELAPGEEIAALLRVGSSSSEDGAAWDRPGFLFFCTALGQVKKTSLSEFAHMRKKGIRAINIPEGDRLIDVKFTTGDREVVLITREGLSIRFPEEDVRPMGRDATGVRGIQLGKEDRVVAAVVVDPAATLLVAGSNGLGKRTSFDEYRRQRRGGKGVITMKMTKRTGEVVAALSVVDGDELMLLTQRGLMVRVPVKGIRRVGRNTQGVRLLTLDPGDRLISVARVVPDQEEEGGEEGLLA, from the coding sequence ATGCCCGATGGCGGAACCGGCGGCGAGGGACAGCCTCTGCTGGCGGCGGAGCGGTTTGAAACGCGCGACGTCTCCGAGGAGATGCGTAGCTGCTTCCTTGACTATGCGATGTCGGTCATCATCGCTCGCGCGCTCCCCGACGTGCGCGACGGGCTTAAGCCCTCCCAGAGGCGGATCCTGTACTCGATGCACGAGCTGGGGCTTGCTCCGAATCGGAAGCATCTCAAATGCGCCAAGATCGTCGGCGAGACCATGGGAAACTACCACCCTCATGGCGACCAGGCGATCTATCCGACCCTCGTGCACATGGCCCAGCCTTGGGCGATGCGGGAACCCTTGATCGACGGGCAGGGGAATTTCGGCTCGGTGGAGGGGGATCCTCCTGCGGCTATGCGGTATACGGAAGCCCGTCTCACCCATCTTGGCTCGCTTCTGATGGCGGACATGGACAAGGAGACAGTCGACTTCGTCCCCAACTACGACGAGACCCGGACCGAGCCGGTGGTTTTCCCGGCGGCCTTCCCGAACCTGCTTGTCAACGGGAGCACAGGGATCGCGGTGGGAATGGCGACCAACATCCCGCCGCACAACCTCGGAGAGCTTGTCGAAGGGATTTGCGCTCTCATCGATAACCCGGCTCTCTCTCCAGAAGATCTTCTCCGGTTCGTCAAGGGGCCGGATTTCCCGACGGGAGGGATCGTGGTCGGCCAAGAGGGAATCCGGAATTATTTCCTGACGGGCAAAGGGAGCGTGCGCCTGCGGGCACGCCTCCACGTGGAAGAGCTGCGGAACGGAAGAGCTGCGATCATCGTGGACGAAATCCCCTTCAACGTGAATCGTGCGACCCTGGTGGAACGGATCGGCGAGCTCATCACCGAAAAGCTGATCGACGCCAGCGACGTTCGTGATGAGTCCGACGAGAACACGCGGGTCGTCATCGAGCTTCGACGCGACGCCGTGCCCAAGGTCGTAGAAAACAATCTCTACCGGCTCACCCCCTTGGAGACGATCTTTGCTGTCAATTCTCTGGCGATCGACGGTGGTCGACCTCGGACCCTCAACCTCAAGGAAATGCTGCTCGCCTATCTCGACCATAGGAGAGAGGTCGTCCTGCGACGAAGCCGCTTCGAGCTTCGGAAGGCGGAGGAGCGGGCGGAAATCCTCGAAGGGTACCTGATCGCGCTGGCGAACTTGGACGAATTCCTCCGCGTCATCCGAGGGGCGGTGAATCGGGAAGCCGCGCGCATCGAGCTGGGCGGATATGAGTTTACCCGCGAACAGGTCGAGGCCTTCGGAATCGTCGTTCGCCATGCGGAACGGCTGGTAAACGGCCGATACAGGCTTTCCGACGCGCAGCTGGACGCGATCCTCGATCTTCGCCTCTATCAGCTTACCGGCCTGGAGAGGGAGAAGATTCTCGAGGAGTACCGAAAGCTGATGGAGCGGACCCGCGAGCTCGAGGAGATCTTGGCCAGCGAAATGCGGGTGCTGGCGCTGATCCGGGAGGAACTGCGGGAGGTTGCCGCCAAGCGGGCCACTGCGAGGAGAACGGAAATCGTGGCGGCGGAAGGAGAAGTGGCTTTCGAGGACCTGGTGGCTCGGGAAGCCGTCGTCATCACGCTGACCCATAAGGGCTATATCAAGCGGACGGGTTTGGCCAACTACCGGGTGCAACGGCGCGGCGGCCGAGGAGTGATCGGAATGGTGGCCCAGGATGGGGAGAGGACCGAGGAAGCCGATTTCGTCGAGCACCTCTTTACCGCTTCCACCCATGACCACCTGATCTTCTTCACCACGGCCGGGCGTGCCTACATCGAACGCGTCTACGAAATCCCGGAGATGGCACGGGCTGCCAAAGGAAGAAGCATCGCCAACGTGCTCGAGCTGGCCCCGGGCGAGGAGATCGCCGCTCTTCTGCGCGTCGGCTCCTCCTCTTCCGAGGACGGGGCTGCTTGGGATCGGCCGGGCTTCCTCTTTTTCTGCACCGCGCTCGGCCAGGTGAAAAAGACCTCCCTCTCCGAGTTCGCCCATATGCGCAAGAAGGGGATTCGGGCGATCAACATCCCGGAAGGGGATCGGCTGATCGACGTGAAATTCACCACGGGGGATCGCGAAGTGGTCCTGATTACGCGGGAGGGCTTGAGCATCCGCTTTCCCGAGGAAGATGTACGCCCGATGGGCAGGGATGCCACGGGGGTGCGAGGCATTCAGTTGGGCAAGGAGGACCGGGTGGTGGCCGCCGTTGTGGTCGATCCCGCTGCCACGCTTCTGGTGGCCGGCTCCAACGGGCTGGGGAAGCGGACCAGCTTTGACGAATACCGCCGGCAAAGACGGGGAGGGAAAGGGGTCATCACTATGAAGATGACCAAGAGGACTGGGGAGGTCGTCGCTGCGCTATCGGTTGTCGATGGCGATGAGCTGATGCTCCTGACGCAACGCGGATTGATGGTGCGCGTGCCGGTCAAGGGGATCCGGCGCGTCGGCCGCAATACCCAGGGAGTCCGGCTCCTTACCCTGGACCCCGGTGACCGGTTGATCAGTGTAGCTCGGGTCGTTCCGGATCAAGAAGAGGAGGGAGGGGAAGAGGGGTTGCTCGCGTAG
- a CDS encoding L-threonylcarbamoyladenylate synthase — protein MENLRSTPVLDRAVALLHAGELVGIPTETVYGLAADASNPGAVARLFECKRRAWFHPISLLCDSAKTAFHLVAEVPESAARVAQRFWPGPLTLILRKRPEAVPDLLTAGLPFVGVRVPDHPLALALLERFGRPLAVTSANRSGHLSATTAEAVEAEFRDEVPLVLDGGRCCVGVESTVLFLADPRPVLIRSGGTPLDLLEEVVGPIDRETDFRSDTRRLGRHYVLRTPFSLIRTPEEIPASARKDAGLLAWGPCPEGFAICRSLSALFRLEEAAANLFGYLRELDECGLRRIYAMLLPERGLGCAVNERLRKAAEASATAGLGAGDYASNPSSPPSSS, from the coding sequence ATGGAGAATCTGCGTTCGACGCCGGTGCTCGATCGGGCCGTAGCCCTCCTCCATGCGGGAGAACTCGTCGGAATCCCCACGGAGACCGTCTATGGGCTCGCCGCCGACGCAAGCAACCCCGGAGCCGTGGCACGGCTTTTCGAATGCAAGCGGCGCGCCTGGTTCCATCCGATCAGCCTCCTTTGCGACTCCGCCAAAACCGCCTTTCATCTGGTGGCGGAGGTGCCGGAAAGCGCGGCGCGGGTCGCGCAGCGGTTTTGGCCGGGACCCCTCACCCTGATCCTTCGGAAGCGACCGGAGGCGGTGCCCGATCTTCTGACGGCGGGTCTCCCGTTTGTGGGAGTGCGGGTGCCCGACCATCCGCTTGCGCTCGCCCTTTTGGAACGGTTCGGCCGCCCGCTGGCCGTCACGAGCGCCAACCGCTCGGGGCACCTGAGCGCCACCACGGCGGAAGCCGTCGAAGCCGAATTTAGGGACGAGGTCCCTCTTGTGCTCGATGGCGGCCGTTGCTGCGTCGGCGTAGAATCTACGGTGCTCTTTCTGGCGGATCCGCGTCCGGTCCTGATCCGCTCGGGAGGAACTCCTTTGGATCTCCTGGAGGAAGTGGTCGGCCCCATCGATCGCGAAACGGATTTCCGATCCGACACCCGCCGGCTTGGCCGGCACTACGTCCTGCGCACCCCGTTTTCGCTCATCCGGACGCCGGAAGAGATCCCTGCCTCGGCACGGAAGGACGCAGGGCTGCTTGCTTGGGGGCCCTGCCCGGAGGGGTTCGCGATCTGCCGCAGCCTTTCCGCCCTCTTCCGGCTGGAGGAAGCAGCGGCCAACCTCTTTGGATACCTCCGAGAGCTCGACGAATGCGGCCTGCGGCGGATCTACGCCATGCTCCTGCCGGAGCGCGGGCTCGGATGCGCGGTCAACGAGCGGCTGCGGAAGGCGGCCGAAGCTTCCGCCACCGCAGGCCTCGGCGCGGGCGACTACGCGAGCAACCCCTCTTCCCCTCCCTCCTCTTCTTGA
- the fmt gene encoding methionyl-tRNA formyltransferase: MRVVFIGSGEFGIPTLRALAAHRDYRLQGVVTQIDRPSGRHRLPTPCPIKAAALDLRLPIFQPERINSPAAVEQIRFLQPDVLIVVAYGQILSREVLELPSRAALNLHASLLPRHRGAAPIQAAIRSRDRESGVTVIWMDEGLDTGDILLAKKLLIRSTDTTATLQARLAKLGSRAVIEALDCLASGRAQRQPQDPAQATYARKLRKEDGEIDWTRDKWDIHAHIRAMNPWPVAYTWLRDGGELRMLKVFSGIVSIRASGRPGEIVRIDSHGILVAAGGSGGLLLREVQLEGKRRMPAAEFARGMRLSVGSAFGGEGLSVGYDRAAGGTLS; the protein is encoded by the coding sequence ATGAGAGTCGTCTTTATCGGATCGGGCGAGTTCGGAATCCCCACGCTTCGGGCGCTGGCCGCCCATCGGGATTATCGGCTCCAGGGGGTCGTCACACAGATCGACCGGCCGTCCGGAAGGCATCGTCTCCCGACCCCTTGCCCGATCAAAGCCGCCGCCCTCGATTTGCGGCTCCCCATCTTTCAGCCGGAAAGAATCAATTCCCCGGCCGCCGTCGAGCAGATCCGCTTCTTGCAACCGGACGTCCTGATCGTCGTCGCCTACGGGCAGATTCTTTCGCGGGAGGTGCTCGAGCTCCCGAGCCGAGCGGCCCTCAACCTGCATGCCTCGCTTCTTCCGCGCCATCGGGGCGCAGCGCCGATCCAGGCGGCGATCCGCAGCCGAGACCGGGAATCCGGCGTTACCGTGATCTGGATGGATGAGGGATTGGACACCGGGGACATCCTGCTGGCGAAGAAGCTTTTGATTCGCTCCACCGACACCACGGCGACTCTCCAGGCGCGGTTAGCGAAATTGGGCTCGCGGGCCGTCATCGAAGCGCTCGATTGCCTCGCGTCGGGGCGCGCGCAGCGGCAGCCGCAAGATCCGGCCCAAGCCACCTATGCGAGAAAATTGCGCAAGGAGGACGGGGAGATCGACTGGACGCGCGACAAGTGGGATATCCATGCTCACATCCGCGCGATGAACCCCTGGCCGGTCGCTTACACATGGCTGCGCGACGGCGGAGAGCTGCGAATGCTCAAGGTATTCAGCGGCATCGTATCGATTCGCGCTTCGGGGAGACCGGGTGAAATCGTGCGCATCGATTCGCACGGGATTCTCGTGGCGGCGGGGGGAAGTGGAGGCCTACTCCTGCGTGAAGTGCAGCTCGAAGGCAAGCGCCGGATGCCCGCAGCCGAGTTTGCTCGCGGAATGCGGCTGTCCGTGGGATCGGCATTCGGAGGAGAGGGTCTTTCCGTCGGCTATGATCGTGCTGCTGGCGGAACTCTTTCTTGA